The Deltaproteobacteria bacterium DNA window CGATGCGTAAGGGCCGATCTTTGGGTATCGGCGGGACCAAGGTAATTTTAACCGGAATGCGCTGAACCACTTTGACCCAGTTGCCGGTGGCATTTTCGGCCGGCAACAGCGAGAACACCGCTCCCGTACCGGCCATGATGGAGTCAACCCGGCCCCGAAAGGTAACTCCCGGATAGGTGTCTACTTCAATTTCCGCTGGTTGCCCCAGGTGGACATGGGTAAGCTGGGTCTCTTTATAATTGGCCTCAATCCACACCTCCTCATATTCTAGCGGCACTAACATCATCAGAGCCTGGCCGGGATTGACCCAGTTGCCCGGTTCGACATTCTTCTTGGTTACGTACCCTTCAAAGGGAGCCGTGATGGTGGTATATTGGAGGTTAAGTCGGGCCTGTTGCAGCTTGGCCTGCGCTTCTTTCACCGCGGGTTGTTCTTCCTTGGGGATTTTGACAGAGCCGCCAATGGCGGCTAAGGCCTGACGGTATTCTTCTTTCGCCGCGGCCAGTTCGGCCCGGGTCACTTTATAGTTGGTCTGGGTGCGATCCAGCGTTTCTTTGGAGATGGTCCGGCGCTGATACAGATTTTGGTAACGGTTCTGGTCCGTCGTAGCTTTACCAAAATTGGCTTGGGCCTTGGCGATGTGGGCCTGGGCCGCGGCCACGGCAATATATTTCTGGGCTACTTCGTCACGAATCCGTTCCAAAGCTGCCT harbors:
- a CDS encoding HlyD family secretion protein; its protein translation is MVEKEPTSKKTGGKTKKIVILVVILLLAVGGGVAYWWYSRIYVWTDNAYVSGHLAVISPRVSGRVAEVLVSDNWFVSQGQTLVRLDPTDFEVAVQQSQAALERIRDEVAQKYIAVAAAQAHIAKAQANFGKATTDQNRYQNLYQRRTISKETLDRTQTNYKVTRAELAAAKEEYRQALAAIGGSVKIPKEEQPAVKEAQAKLQQARLNLQYTTITAPFEGYVTKKNVEPGNWVNPGQALMMLVPLEYEEVWIEANYKETQLTHVHLGQPAEIEVDTYPGVTFRGRVDSIMAGTGAVFSLLPAENATGNWVKVVQRIPVKITLVPPIPKDRPLRIGMSVIATIDTRDRTGPRLLNRQLQKLGKLPKLSAR